Genomic window (Gadus macrocephalus chromosome 13, ASM3116895v1):
CCCCTCTATAGTAAAGTCTGTAAGTATCAAGGTTATAATTCTTGATTGTCGATTATTGATTGATGTGTTTCTAATAATAGCTAGATATGGTAGTACCGTAAAGACAAACACTCTATGAAAGTGGGACACAAGGGGTTAATTATAGCAAAGCTAGAGAAGCGtttttgtaggcctatatgctGCTTATTTCGGAATCACTTTAGCTAatataaaagtaaaaagtataaaacTTAAATTCACCCTCTCTCTGGAAGTTAGGTGTTAAACGTTGTCACATCGTAATATTATAGTTTACAGAAAATAAGTTTGCGTTCAATTAAAGCCAATCACATGACAGCACAGCGTAGGTGTATTAGGCCGGGGAGACTAATGCGTTTGAACAAGGTTGACCTTGCTACTCAAGGTAAGGCTATTTTAGCAATGCTGCAGACCGAATGAGTCCATGACTCTGTCACAGCCCGTGCTGTACGACACTGGGGGTGCGGTTTATGTGTTTCTAGACCTCGTGTCATGTGATGTAACATTCCAACTCGTATTAGCCCCTCGCCAATAAGGGACGTCCCTGTTGTAACTTGCAATCGTGAGGCTGAGTGAGGAGTTGTGTGCCCCTACATAGGGGTGATCTTGTTACACACTCCTGGTCACATTGTTCATATTTGTCTCACAACATTCTAAAGAATATCGGGTTATAAAGTGAGTTATTGAAGTAGTCATACTTCTTAGTTTAATAGCTGAACTtgcttatttgtgtgtgcatttttttaTTGAGAGTGCTACTTTTGAACCGGCTGTAATCGTTGTActctattttatttgtatgttctaTAGAGTAAATTACTGGTTTATAAGGCACTCTGAGTATTTGGAAGGGGGCCATGTTGTATTGCGTGTACAGTTTGTTCAGTTCCCAGGAGTACAAACTACCGCCAGTGTTGAGTAGGACCTGCTCATCACCCACATTTCTCTCAACACTATTACCCCATGTCTTCCAACCTCGGGGGCCAGAGTTGAGTAACCACATGACTTCCACCCATGCCCTTGGGCAAAACATAAAAGCTGTATTGTGTTTAATGTCAGAAGTCTAGGGCAAAAGAGTCTATTAATATATGATGTCTGATTCCATTTGCAGACATTGTCTCCCAATTGACCCCGTGGTCAACGGTATATTCTATTAATCTTAGTCAGATTGTCTTAGACTAAATTCAGATGAGGTCTGATCAGGTTCTTAAATGTGAACCAAGTTCAAGAGCAATAGATTTAGATCTTGGTTCAGTAAGTAGTTAATTCGATTTTGTGATGGTTTGGCTTTTTTGGTTGACCTTTCATTAACCCGACCATTATAACATCATATTTTTCTGGATGGTGTTCAGCAGGTTCTTACCAGACTTTATGGGAAAATCTGTAATTTTCTTTCAAAGCGTTTTGCTGTCTCCCATCAGTTGGGGTCAGGGTTGACTTCCATACCCGAGCACAATATGCTTGTAGGCCacttcattttattattttgctgTTTGTTTCTTTCCTATTAGATCATTGGCAACACACGGACATGCACGTACATCCAAGAGCACTCTGTTGTAGACCCCAAAGAAAAGGTTTTTGAACTTCAGTCCTCAAATGTGAGTACTGTCATTCATTATGTCACTCTTTCATGCGTAGGTGCATCTATCCCCTAAATCTGAATCATCATGCAATGCACTCTTAACTGTATCCTTATGGACCTCTTTAGTAAAGGTCCAATAATCTGGTGATCTAGAGATTGCCCTGGAATTCGGGCTGGGCATTTATTACATATAATCATTGATTATCTTTGAATGGTACTGTATATTCTAAATGAATAATGACGAGAAGATATACCTTTTTTAAAGCGATCAAAATAATCATGCTGCTGGTGTTTCAGGGGTGTTGGATAGTGGAGATAATTCATGTTCCAAATACAAACCTTTGCTTACATCTGGCTTATCCTTGTGTCTATAGATCACCTTGACAAACTTGATATCTGTGGATGAGAAGTTGACGTACAAACCCCATCCTCAGGATCCAGAAAGGTATGTTTAAACAGAATGGGCTGCAAATTCACTACCTTTTTTAGTACAGGTCATGTTTTGAAAAGCTTATGTTCTCATATAGTCATCATCTATTCTCACTAGAACGGTATTGACTCAGGAAGCCATCATCTCTGTGAAGGGAGTGAGCCTCAGTAGTTATCTGGAGGGAGTCATGGCCTCAACCATGAATACCAACGCTGGCAAGGTGAGATATGCTCTTGACCTGTCCTTGTTTTATGTGTACGACTGACTCCCAAGTACATGTCTGTTAAACTATTTGCAACAAATCATTTCAAAATATTTGTCAGAAAATAAAAGGTGTGTCTTCACTGTAACAGATGATTGTACTTTTGTAAAATGATAACTAAATAATAGATTAATTTGCCTTTTCAAATTTTACGGTTAAATATTTGCCCAAATGACCATCTGCACACTATAATTTTTTCTTGAGTTTGAACTTTTGCCCATGCTGTCATGTAATCATTGGGGctccattttgtttttccttttctgCAGGGGCGCGAGGCGATGGAATGGGTCATCAGACGTCTAAACACGGAGATCGAGGAGCTGGCGGCAACGGCCCGCAGCACAATACGCACGCCCATGGCTGCGGCGGTTACATCGAAATAACACTGTCACTTTCGGCCCACAACCCACCCCTTTGTGTCTGGGTGCCAAAAACACTACAAAGACTACAAAAATGTCGCCATGCATCAGCATCCCCCAACCTCCCTTCCTTTTTAGTGTTAGATTCGGTGCCTGTTCTACGTGTTCCAGAGTTGCATATCCCTCCATTTGCCATGAACTGCTGTCTACATTAGATAGGCATTCGTGCGCCAAACTGCAGTGTGGAGGGGGACTCTGAAACAGGGTTTCCGGGCTTGGTGTTAGCCCTGTTGAGGATGGCATTATAGAGAAAGGCAAACGGGTGCAAGACTCCAGAGACAGTTGTTCAACACCACCCATGTTCGAAACGGACAAAGAGTGGGTCAACGTTTGCTGTTACAGGTATAGGCATCTTTCGGTTATTTATTATACGTTTTAGTTTattatttgctttgtttttcaAAGGTGCCAAAGTCTATAGATACACTACTCCCTCTTTTGGGGACATTGGTGAGCATCAATACTGTGGGGTCTAGGACCTCAGAATGCTAGTCCTTTACCGAAGTACGGAGTCTTTACCAAGGTTGGTTTTGTAGAACATTGTTTTTTGGTCGGGTGTATGAATGCAATGTCACGTTTGTCCTGGGTCTGCTTTCGAGGATTGGAGATCTGTAGGGTACCAGAACGTAGCTAAGTCCCACGGTCTCATGAAGAGAGAAGGGCATGGCACAGCCGCTGAGGAATGTGAGTCAACAGGGTTTTTCATGGCTGATGTTCAACAGCTCTATTGAGCCTTGACATTGTCACCATGGATTCCCTTCCAAACTATGAACTGATGAGATTGTTAGAGCCAAGCCTGTATACATGTGATGTTCTTGCACgattcatttaatttaatatttatgTAACCTGAAGGGATCAAGACACACAGCACGAATTTATGTTTTGAGGAATTGAACTGGACCATCTTCAGTGTGTTGGCAAGCATTTATATGCTGAGGGGGTTGGAGTGGTAATAACTATTCTACGGTTTTTGATTGTTGAAGCTAAACACCAGCACTTTAACAAACCCACAAATATCTGAACATGACCACTGATAAAAAAATGCCAgttttgtatttttaaaatAGTACTGCCTGGGGATCTACTGGCTTTTACCAGTATAATGATATACAACAGGTCCTGAGTGGATGGGACTGAGCTCGCACTTGGAaccaaaatacattttgttagGACAAAGCTGCTTAACATAACTAGGGATTTTGTGAACAATTGTTGTTAGCCTTATAATAAGCTAACTTGTGAAAGAAATGTGCAATTCAAGCAGTTTTCATATGTAAAAAGTAAATTGTGAAGGCTATCTGTGTATACTATTAAAGACTATTTATTATGTGAAATCGTCTTGACTATTGGCTTTTTTGCAGAGCAAGCTTTTCTGGGTTAATAACTTTTGGATATGGGAGCATCCTCAAGGATCCCTTTGACACTCATTATCAATGAGGAGCAGACTTCATAACATACTCAGGCTTGTAGTTCCTTTTAATTGCTTAGTAACTATATTAAAATACAGAAACCCCTGCAGCTGATATGGAAtaaagaaaaatacatgataaTACATTTACTGTAAATATATAAAGATGATTGAACCTCATTAAACAGATTTTTGTTCATCTTTAATTGATATAAACAAACATTCCAGTAACAGCTTGGATTGTATAATTGTATGCATCAAAATAAAACGCTTATGTCGGAAATGAATGAGATGTTTAAGTCCTACATTAAACATGCAACCCCTGTATACAGTCGAGTGGCTAGGGAATTTGAAAgcgtttggtgttttttttgtgtggttttcattttttttttttaacatgtggGACTTAGAAATAAATCTGTACTGTGTCTgacatttaatatacattttatttacttatttatttgagAACTGATTGGCCCATATACACCGAGATGTCATAATTCCCACTtggtaaatataaattattcGTACAGGAATCTCCTTAATCAAATGACTTCATCAATTGTGACGTTCCTTAGTGGATATGAGTTGATGGTATTGCTCacaaatagaatagaataatgaAAATTATAATTTCATCGATTAATATTTATCAATACAATTTTGTCAATTTTAGTCAGGCCAGTACTGCCATCTACAGTTCTATCCTGAAAACGACATGGTGATGACGTCAGAAACCCGCTTCCAAATCAGCCAATGGTTCATAAGTAATGGCGATC
Coding sequences:
- the prelid3b gene encoding PRELI domain containing protein 3B; its protein translation is MKIWTSEHIFNHPWETVTKAAMQKYPNPMNPSVIGVDVLDRSVDKQGCLHSKRLLSTEWGLPSIVKSIIGNTRTCTYIQEHSVVDPKEKVFELQSSNITLTNLISVDEKLTYKPHPQDPERTVLTQEAIISVKGVSLSSYLEGVMASTMNTNAGKGREAMEWVIRRLNTEIEELAATARSTIRTPMAAAVTSK